From Microbacterium croceum, a single genomic window includes:
- a CDS encoding Lrp/AsnC family transcriptional regulator, with product MPGLDRIDLELLAALADDPRITIVALAENLGLSRNTIQARMARLEQTGIFLSYERSFAPEVLGFPLQAFVSIGVRQTELPRIINELARIPEVVQAHGLSGSIDLLARVACRDARHLFDTDARILSIEGVERTETSLAMGEVIPFRVAGLIGLARRES from the coding sequence ATGCCTGGACTGGACCGTATCGATCTCGAGCTTCTCGCCGCGCTGGCCGACGATCCGCGCATCACGATCGTCGCTCTCGCCGAGAATCTCGGCCTCTCCCGCAACACGATTCAGGCACGGATGGCCCGTTTGGAGCAGACCGGGATCTTCCTCTCGTACGAGCGCTCGTTCGCGCCGGAGGTGCTCGGGTTCCCGCTGCAGGCCTTCGTCAGCATCGGCGTGCGTCAGACGGAGCTTCCGCGCATCATCAACGAGCTCGCACGCATCCCCGAAGTCGTGCAGGCGCACGGACTGAGCGGATCGATCGATCTACTCGCGCGCGTGGCCTGCCGCGACGCGCGTCATCTGTTCGACACGGATGCGAGGATCCTCTCGATCGAAGGAGTCGAGCGCACCGAGACCTCGCTCGCGATGGGCGAGGTCATCCCCTTCCGGGTGGCCGGGCTCATCGGCCTCGCGCGACGGGAATCCTGA
- the pdhA gene encoding pyruvate dehydrogenase (acetyl-transferring) E1 component subunit alpha yields the protein MSPQITPIADSTQDLERTERLLAPDGTRLAHPDLDPFVADVDASQLRALLRDMVILRRIDAEGVALQRQGQLGLWAPCQGQEATQIGTARALAPQDYVFPSYRETGVIYARGAQPGDFVRMWRGEEGAGHDPAALRVAPLQIIIGAQTLHAVGYALGIRHDGADEVAVTYFGDGATSQGDVNEAMIFAASYQAPVVFVCQNNHWAISEPVAVQSQYPIAGRAPGFGIPSLRVDGNDVLACMAAMRWALAHARSGKGPAYIEAVTYRMGPHTTADDPTRYRDEAELEEWRRRDPIARLDAHLRSIGELDEAHLAEIQSAADVVAKDMRAACLGMVTRAPLAVFDGVYAEPHAGLDRQRDEYAAYLASFESEA from the coding sequence ATGTCACCGCAGATCACGCCCATCGCCGATTCGACCCAGGATCTGGAGCGCACCGAGCGCCTCCTGGCTCCGGATGGAACGCGTCTCGCGCACCCGGATCTCGACCCCTTCGTCGCGGACGTCGACGCGTCACAGCTGCGCGCGCTTCTGCGCGACATGGTGATCCTCCGCCGCATCGATGCGGAGGGCGTGGCTCTGCAGCGTCAGGGACAGCTCGGCCTCTGGGCCCCGTGCCAGGGGCAGGAGGCGACGCAGATCGGCACCGCGCGCGCACTGGCACCCCAGGACTACGTCTTCCCGAGCTATCGCGAGACCGGTGTCATCTACGCCCGCGGCGCGCAACCGGGGGACTTCGTGCGGATGTGGCGCGGCGAGGAGGGTGCAGGGCACGACCCGGCTGCGCTGCGCGTCGCCCCCCTGCAGATCATCATCGGCGCTCAGACCCTGCACGCCGTCGGCTATGCGCTCGGCATCCGCCATGACGGCGCCGACGAGGTTGCGGTGACCTACTTCGGCGACGGCGCGACCAGCCAAGGCGACGTCAACGAGGCGATGATCTTCGCTGCGTCGTACCAGGCGCCGGTCGTCTTCGTGTGCCAGAACAACCACTGGGCGATCTCCGAGCCGGTCGCGGTGCAGTCGCAGTACCCGATCGCGGGGCGTGCGCCCGGTTTCGGCATCCCGAGCCTGCGTGTGGACGGCAACGACGTGCTCGCCTGCATGGCGGCGATGCGCTGGGCGCTCGCGCATGCCAGGTCCGGCAAGGGACCCGCCTACATCGAGGCGGTCACGTATCGGATGGGTCCGCACACGACGGCGGATGATCCCACCCGCTACCGCGACGAGGCGGAGCTGGAGGAGTGGCGCCGTCGCGACCCGATCGCGCGCCTCGACGCGCACCTGCGCAGCATCGGCGAGCTCGACGAGGCGCATCTCGCGGAGATCCAGTCGGCCGCCGACGTCGTCGCCAAGGACATGCGCGCAGCCTGCCTGGGCATGGTGACCCGTGCGCCCCTCGCGGTCTTCGACGGCGTGTACGCCGAGCCGCATGCGGGATTGGACCGCCAGCGCGACGAGTACGCCGCGTATCTGGCGAGCTTCGAGAGCGAGGCGTGA
- a CDS encoding alpha-ketoacid dehydrogenase subunit beta, whose product MAEMTLGKALGAGLRRAMQDDEKVVLLGEDIGKLGGVFRITDGLLDEFGAQRVIDTPLAESGIVGTAVGLAFRGYRPVVEIQFDGFVYPAFDQIVAQVAKLHYRTQGRVKMPLTIRIPWAGGIGAAEHHSESPEAYFVHTAGLRVVAVSNPADAYRSLRQAIASDDPVIFFEPKRLYHHKGEVDLDASLADAPPMGLASVVRAGRDVSLITYGAMVGTALQAAEAAEDEGVSIEVIDLRSLSPVDYDSVAASVRKTGRVVVAHEASREAGVAAEVIASITERCFEYLESAPLRVTGHDIPYPPAKLEKFHLPDLDRLLDAVDRVLDRPNSLTEVDA is encoded by the coding sequence ATGGCGGAGATGACCCTGGGCAAGGCCCTCGGTGCCGGTCTGCGTCGGGCGATGCAGGATGACGAGAAGGTCGTGCTGCTCGGGGAGGACATCGGAAAGCTCGGCGGCGTGTTCCGCATCACCGACGGACTGCTCGACGAGTTCGGTGCTCAGCGCGTGATCGACACTCCGCTGGCGGAGTCCGGAATCGTCGGCACCGCGGTGGGGCTGGCCTTCCGCGGCTACCGGCCGGTCGTGGAGATCCAGTTCGACGGCTTCGTCTACCCGGCGTTCGATCAGATCGTCGCCCAGGTCGCCAAACTGCACTACCGCACTCAGGGGCGGGTGAAGATGCCTCTCACGATCCGCATCCCGTGGGCCGGAGGGATCGGCGCTGCCGAGCACCACTCCGAATCGCCCGAGGCCTACTTCGTCCACACCGCCGGCCTCCGGGTCGTCGCCGTGTCGAATCCGGCCGATGCCTACCGGAGTCTGCGCCAGGCGATCGCCTCCGATGACCCGGTGATCTTCTTCGAGCCGAAGCGGCTGTACCACCACAAGGGCGAGGTCGATCTGGACGCGTCTCTGGCGGATGCGCCGCCGATGGGACTGGCGAGCGTGGTGCGCGCCGGTCGCGACGTCTCGCTCATCACGTACGGTGCGATGGTGGGCACCGCCCTGCAGGCGGCAGAAGCCGCAGAGGACGAGGGCGTGTCGATCGAGGTCATCGATCTGCGCTCCCTCTCACCCGTCGACTACGACTCCGTTGCGGCATCCGTGCGCAAGACCGGTCGCGTCGTGGTCGCCCACGAGGCTTCGCGAGAAGCCGGTGTCGCCGCCGAGGTGATCGCGAGCATCACGGAGCGCTGCTTCGAGTACCTCGAGTCCGCACCGTTGCGGGTGACCGGGCACGACATCCCGTACCCACCCGCGAAGCTGGAGAAGTTCCACCTGCCCGACCTCGATCGCCTGCTCGATGCCGTGGATCGTGTGCTCGACCGGCCCAACAGCCTCACGGAGGTGGACGCATGA
- a CDS encoding dihydrolipoamide acetyltransferase family protein produces MIAEFRLPDLGEGLTEAEVVQWLVAPGDAVTLNQTLAEVETAKAVVELPSPYAGTVSTLHADAGETIAVGAPLIAFDVEGEDDDAPEPIVEEKAQPNLVGYGAAPSTNARPARRARRISGATAAADTAVLEAAPHDAAPSATAEHVIERPRSTPPVRAHAKRLGIDLVLVAAAVGDRLITRNDVDAYAERTGAGRSDASMPARDGSGVPASPAALGSDERTHERETRIPIRGVRKHTAAAMVASAFTAPHVTVFHTVDVTETMDLLAGLREDRVLSAHRIGLLAVIAKVVCLALGRTPGLNAHWDEAAGEIVQYHYVDLGIAAATERGLIVPNIRDADRLSLVELSEALRSLAETARAGRTSPAELLGGTFSISNIGVFGVDAGTPILPPGQSGILAVGAVRRQPWEHRGEIALRQVMTLSLSFDHRLVDGAEGARFLKNVADVLEQPGRAMLLR; encoded by the coding sequence ATGATCGCCGAGTTCCGACTGCCCGACCTCGGTGAGGGGCTCACGGAAGCGGAGGTCGTCCAGTGGCTGGTCGCGCCCGGTGACGCTGTCACGCTGAATCAGACGCTCGCCGAGGTCGAGACCGCCAAGGCCGTCGTCGAACTGCCGTCACCGTATGCGGGCACCGTGTCGACGCTGCACGCAGATGCGGGGGAGACGATCGCCGTCGGCGCACCGCTCATCGCGTTCGACGTCGAGGGGGAGGATGACGACGCGCCAGAGCCGATCGTCGAGGAGAAGGCGCAGCCGAACCTGGTCGGGTACGGCGCAGCGCCGTCGACCAACGCCCGTCCGGCTCGTCGAGCGCGCCGCATCTCCGGTGCCACCGCCGCCGCCGACACTGCGGTGCTCGAAGCGGCGCCGCACGACGCTGCGCCTTCCGCCACTGCCGAGCACGTGATCGAGCGGCCGCGATCGACGCCTCCCGTGCGAGCCCACGCCAAGCGCCTCGGGATCGACCTCGTGCTCGTCGCCGCTGCCGTCGGCGACCGCCTGATCACCCGCAACGACGTGGATGCCTACGCCGAGCGCACAGGTGCCGGCCGAAGCGACGCATCGATGCCGGCGCGCGACGGTTCCGGTGTCCCTGCATCGCCCGCCGCACTCGGCTCGGACGAGAGGACGCACGAGCGCGAGACGAGGATCCCGATCCGCGGAGTGCGAAAGCACACGGCGGCAGCCATGGTGGCCAGTGCCTTCACGGCACCGCACGTGACGGTGTTCCACACGGTCGATGTCACCGAGACGATGGATCTGCTCGCCGGTCTCCGCGAGGACCGGGTGCTCTCCGCCCATCGCATCGGTCTGCTCGCTGTGATCGCGAAGGTCGTCTGTCTCGCTCTGGGGCGCACTCCCGGGCTCAACGCGCACTGGGACGAGGCCGCCGGTGAGATCGTCCAGTATCACTACGTCGATCTGGGCATCGCAGCCGCCACCGAGCGCGGCCTCATCGTGCCGAACATCCGCGACGCGGACCGTCTGTCGCTCGTCGAGCTGAGCGAGGCGCTCAGAAGTCTCGCCGAGACCGCTCGTGCGGGTAGGACATCCCCGGCGGAACTGCTCGGCGGCACCTTCTCGATCTCGAACATCGGGGTCTTCGGGGTCGATGCGGGAACACCGATCCTGCCGCCGGGGCAGTCCGGGATCCTCGCCGTGGGAGCTGTGCGTCGTCAGCCCTGGGAGCACCGCGGAGAGATCGCGCTGCGTCAGGTGATGACTCTGAGCCTGTCCTTCGACCACCGTCTCGTCGACGGGGCGGAAGGTGCGCGCTTCCTCAAGAACGTCGCCGACGTGCTGGAGCAGCCCGGGCGGGCGATGCTTCTCAGGTAG
- a CDS encoding TetR/AcrR family transcriptional regulator, which translates to MTTPTTARDRAKAERSDAILHEAARLFAVGGYNGVSLEDIGAAVGVSGPAVYRHFAGKQALLGAVLVKVSNDLVAGGTRVAEAPAEPEERMRALIRFHVDFALGNAEVIQVQDRDVAHLSDEDRAAVRRLQRTYIGVWIDALAPLLPATPEELRLRVQACFGLINSTPHSTRATTRQQTATATVLAAMADAALRAPT; encoded by the coding sequence ATGACAACCCCGACGACTGCCCGAGATCGCGCCAAAGCCGAGCGCTCCGATGCGATCCTCCATGAAGCCGCGCGGCTCTTCGCCGTGGGCGGGTACAACGGCGTCAGTCTCGAGGACATCGGCGCTGCCGTCGGCGTCTCCGGTCCCGCCGTCTACCGGCACTTCGCCGGAAAGCAGGCGCTCCTCGGTGCCGTGCTCGTCAAGGTGAGCAACGACCTCGTCGCCGGAGGAACACGCGTCGCCGAGGCGCCCGCAGAGCCGGAAGAGCGGATGCGGGCACTGATCCGCTTCCACGTGGACTTCGCTCTCGGCAACGCTGAGGTCATCCAGGTGCAAGACCGAGACGTCGCCCATCTGTCCGACGAGGACCGCGCCGCGGTGCGACGGCTGCAGCGCACCTACATCGGCGTGTGGATCGACGCGCTCGCTCCCCTCCTGCCCGCCACGCCGGAAGAGCTGCGACTGCGCGTTCAAGCGTGCTTCGGCCTGATCAACTCGACGCCCCACAGCACGCGGGCCACCACCAGACAGCAGACCGCCACCGCGACCGTGCTGGCCGCGATGGCGGATGCCGCGTTGCGCGCCCCTACCTGA